The genomic window GATGACCTTTGACACAAACTCTGGTTTACTATCTATAATACTAAACTCCCATTAAATATATTCCAGTctctgaaaagtcattttccCAAGACTATAACAATTATACCACCTAGAAAAATACATGTAGATAGAAGGAGCTCCATTTTACTCTTTCAATCCCTTATTTCATGCAAATTTTCCTTATTCTAGATTTCCATCCCCATATTTTGTCATACATACATTAACATTAAATTCATTATCATCTTTATCATAATTTCACAATTATGTTGTATCCCAGCCTCCATTCttctgagaagaaaagaaagaatatttcatcatttttccaGTCTGGTCTATGTATTTGGGGGAAAGAGGAATAACACCATTCCTTCACCTTCCAGTGTTTGTCCCCTCCTGAATTGACTAAGACCTTGAGAGGACTCCACTCTAAAGATAAACTCTTACGGACATTGAAAACCTATCTGCACTCATTCTTTGATGATTAACACATTCTTCATGCCATTCTGAACCACAACCACCCCTGTTATGTTTCAAATCCTGTTCTGGGCACTCCATTGTCCAATTCCTTATTCCCACTCTTCATGAGCCAACTTTACCAATTTTCCACTCTAAAATTGCCCCTACCTTCTACTGTTTCCTCTGGAATACTGCTACCTAGGTAACAAACTAATTTTTATCTTTAAGATTTTCCTTTACCATTCTTTTcatcttccagctctcaattaGACCCATCTCGTTCCTAATTACACACAATCACTGGCCTCACTTTCCAACACGAGCATTAGTTTCGTTCATTCTCTCACCTCATTGATCTGTGTGAGTACACCTTGTTCCTTATTACGATTTTGAGGCACTTCCTCTACTTCCCTGACTCAGTAATTTTTCCTCCTCTGAGGGTCACTCAAACCTTATCTACCatccaatcaaaattctggtaaaCATTGGCAAATAATCTCCAAACCACATTCCTTCTTTCCAGAATGACTTCAGTGCATGACTTTTAGTCTTTCTCTCATACTAAGGGATGTTGACATATACTCTCCCAACCACCCTAATCTCCCTGTTCCTCAAGGTACTCATTTTACATGATGTAAAATTTAAGtaaacttggggtttactggctagattttttccattcctttaaacctACTGCAAGTTCCCTATTATTCTAACCATACCACCATGCCAGGTTTGTaatctgattttcaaactttttgtctAAATTATTCCTTCTGTTTAGATTATTTGACTTATATTTCCACAACAATGTCACCTTTGATTCTCCTTCCAATGATACTTATCTAGGTGTCATATACCACATTCTGGTACCCAAGTTCCCAGGATATTACATATCTTCATATGGATATATCTTCTTAATATGCTCTGCATTTTCCctgcctcttttctctcctctgttcaTTGTGAAAATGATGTACACTTCCAGAAGCATAATCATATCATAAATACTTAATCTCATCATCTCAACTGAAGCAGCaaggtcagattttcttcatgaattgggatctattttgccctctttaTTATTCAGTCTTTGTGCTTAGTGTATATAGACTTCTTAGAGCTTTTTTATTGCTCGATTCCTTATTTGAGTATATTCTCCTGAGAAGTactcttttcttctgttcttattACAATACTGAATTCAGCAACAAGATTACTAGATCTACTCAACCACTTTCCTCCCAGTGTCACCTTTTTCCATTTAAAGTCTTTTAGCTCCAACAGTTAAGTGATTCTTCTCTTCTTTACAATGTTCTTCTATTCTCAGATCTCCTAGTACACGTTAGaacttatttttccttcctcagacatttttttctatccttgAAGCAATGCCCTtctctaagaaataaaaagattacCTTTGTCTCTAAATATATACCTCATTATGTACTATAGCTCATCATATCTATGTTAAGAGGCATAAGGTATGATTCATAATCTTCTGAATCATAAATTCACTGCTATACTTTCAAAGAATACTTTGTTAGCACTAAAAATTGAAAGTAGAGATACATGTCCCAAGCACTTTCACCTTCTCTTTCAGAATAGACTACAAcctattatacatacacatgtatgtgcgtgtgtacatatatatatatgtatatatatatatacatatgtatatgtatatatatatatatatacatagctcCTATTTTGTACTGGTAGTAACACAAACATGCCATACTCACAGAAGGTCACTGCAAAATTAGGCTATCCCAATCCCTGAAACTTTGGGGGCTAAATTTCTTGGACAAATTTTGGGACTAAATGTTGTGGAAAACTACCTGTTTACCACAAAAATACACTGCTGTGAGGGACTATTGGGGGAGGGATGGCCTCCTGAGTAATACTTAATTTATCAAGATAAGCCTCTCAATTTTTCTGTCATTAGAATGATGCAGTCTTCTCAACTGCCTTTCATTTGCAATTAATATATGCTTTCCTGGATTTCATGCCAACAGAATCAAAACGAAGCTGACCcataatttgaaagaaaattgtTTAATAACAgatatttctttgcatttcttttctaatAATTCTGTAACGTAATTTTGCACACAGAAACTGAACCACTTAGCCACCTGTTTCATTGATAGCCACTCAGCTTAACGTTTGTACATGACCTGTGGGTAGAAGACTTTAGTAAATCCAATTTTTTCTTTggtttacagaacactttttttctttcagcattGCTTCTATTGATAGGGCAGCTGGCCAACTTCTTCTCAAGAAGTATTTGGATCTATGGAGCTATTCAATAAAAATTAGTAGACTTTTCTGCCTCACGCCTGCAATCCTACCTTTTTCATTTgatctatctatattttattaaacattagtGAAGGGAATTTTGCACAATGGAGTTGGCTTTCcataggaaatatatatatatgcagtatattcaaagaaagaatatttagTAATGTGAAacataattaaaatgttttcatttgctAAGCAAGTATAACACTGATATTCTTTCTCCTAAGACCTAGAAGTCTCACCACAAAATCCCAGACATAGGATCAATCTGGACAAAGGAGTTATAGAAAACATATAGTTTGAATTTATTTATCCTccctttacaaaggaaaaaaatgcccaCTCAGTCCTCAATACACTAAAACAGTAGTCCCCAAGGTATTTTGTTCTGCAAACAGTTTCAACGACAAGAACAACAAAATGCGTTGAGAATCACTGGGACACTTTAATACAGTACTCAAAGTATTAGTTAAGTGcttacaataacaacaaaaatttttgccctgaaattgcaaattaaaatttacactgtataattatattcataaattataaaaatttacTCTACtagtaattttaaaacattaaaaataaaattataaaattgtatttacacaataacCCTacacttaaccctaaccctaataggTGAATTTGGGTTCCATGCTCATATACCAGGCACAGAACTCAGTTCTGGCTGTCTTGTCATTATCAAGGATATGCAACAGTTTCAAACTACAGGTAATCCATCATGAAGTAGGATAAGTAGACTTCTCAGAAAGCACCAGAAAAAAAGGGTATTTCTATCACAAGTCCTggaaatcctttttttctctgaCCTTTAacttcaatgtttttttttcacaacTGTCATTCTTTCTGTTCCATCCTCAGGTAAATTCCTACCTTTTgagatttaggggaaaagaaaaacaaaataaaaggaatgcaTCACAAAAATGCAAATTCATAATATTataggatagaaaaaaaataggataCTAATTTTCTTGTCCTTACCACTTCTCTTCAAAATTCATTCGAATATCCCTGCCAACTTGACCTTCATAATTACAAATTTGTAATCAATTATGTAAAtctatattatttataaaaatcaatTATGTTTAGgtagaaaacaacaaaacttacAAATGCaagtaataatttaaaaatcctaGGAGAagtaaaattatgaagaaaatctaAAAGAATAACCCCATCACCTAACTCCAAATAGTTTAATAGATTTTATGTGGGTTTATATTCTAAAATAGTTCTGCTGAGAGGTTtagatgtatgtacatattttaaagtaatttatcaCCCTTTACTTGGCTAATTTGGAGGTCATCTTTGTCAATCATTAGAGAAGAAATACTTTTATCAGAAAGTAAGCTCAATAATTGTTGCATGAGTCCAACTGGACAATGGGAAGGCTTTCACCTTATTGACTAACCACCTACTGATGTTTAATGGTCTGTAACATCATACATTTACGGTATTCCAGGATTTATTGAGTCAATGTACTTACCTCTCTGTTTTGATCAAGAAAAAAAGGAGCCTGTGCAATGGAAGTCTGGAATACCACCTTGGAGAACAGTTTCTTCCTAATTGGAATTCTCCAAGACAATAAGTACTCTGGACTGGTTTGTGCCACAGTCACATTCCTCTATCTGGTGGCTGTGATCTGCAATGGCGTCTTGCTCCTGTTGATTGTTATGGACAAGAAGCTCCATGTGCCTATGTACTTCTTGATCAGCCAACTCTCACTTATGGATCTGCTCTTTACAACTGTCATTTCTCCCAAAATATTTGTGGATTACCTGCGTGGACAGAGCACCATCTCTTTTTCTGGCTGTGGATTTCAAATGTTTCTGGTAGTGACAACTGGAGGATCTGAAGATATCCTGTTGGCCTTCATGTCATATGACCGCTATGTAGCCATCAGACACCCCCTAAAGTATATGGTTTTCATGAGACCAAAAGTTTGCTGGTTCATGGTGGCCACATCTTGGCTCATGGCAACCATGAACGCCCTTGTGCACACCATATACACTATGCACTTCCCTTTCTGTAAAAACCGGGAGATAAAACATCTGCTCTGTGAGATCCCTCCTTTGTTGAAGCTGGCATGTGTTGACACCACAAAGTACCAGTTCTTGGTATATGCAACGGATGTAGCATTCCTCCTCATCCCCCTCTCTGCTGTCCTTGCCTCCTATACACTGGTTTTGACCGTTGTATTCCATGTGCCCTCAAAACAGGGGAGACAGAAAGCTCTCCTTACCTGCTCATCCCATCTGACAGTGGTTGGGCTGTACTATGGAAATGTTCTCTTGATTTATGTCCTGCCCAGTACTTATCACAGCCCTCAGCAAGACAATATCTTTTCTGTGTTCTATACTATTGTTACTCCAGCCCTGAATCCCCTG from Notamacropus eugenii isolate mMacEug1 chromosome 1, mMacEug1.pri_v2, whole genome shotgun sequence includes these protein-coding regions:
- the LOC140527543 gene encoding olfactory receptor 2AG1-like; this encodes MEVWNTTLENSFFLIGILQDNKYSGLVCATVTFLYLVAVICNGVLLLLIVMDKKLHVPMYFLISQLSLMDLLFTTVISPKIFVDYLRGQSTISFSGCGFQMFLVVTTGGSEDILLAFMSYDRYVAIRHPLKYMVFMRPKVCWFMVATSWLMATMNALVHTIYTMHFPFCKNREIKHLLCEIPPLLKLACVDTTKYQFLVYATDVAFLLIPLSAVLASYTLVLTVVFHVPSKQGRQKALLTCSSHLTVVGLYYGNVLLIYVLPSTYHSPQQDNIFSVFYTIVTPALNPLIYSLRNKDVLGALKKLLGKGPSASKF